A genome region from Macaca fascicularis isolate 582-1 chromosome 3, T2T-MFA8v1.1 includes the following:
- the NAPEPLD gene encoding N-acyl-phosphatidylethanolamine-hydrolyzing phospholipase D isoform X3, translating to MDENESNQSLMTSSQYPKEAVRKRQNSARNSRGSDSSRFSRKSFKLDYRLEEDVTKSKKGKDGRFVNPWPTWKNLSIPNVLRWLIMEKDHSGVPSSKEELDKELPVLKPYFITNPEEAGVREAGLRVTWLGHATVMVEMDELIFLTDPIFSSRASPSQYMGPKRFRRSPCTISELPPIDAVLISHNHYDHLDYNSVIALNERFGNELRWFVPLGLLDWMQKCGCENVIELDWWEENCVPGHDKVTFVFTPSQHWCKRTLMDDNKVLWGSWSVLGPWNRFFFAGDTGYCPAFEEIGKRFGPFDLAAIPIGAYEPRWFMKYQHVDPEEAVRIHIDVQTKKSMAIHWGTFALANETDSCSVAKAGVQWCDLGSLQDLPPGFTPFSCLNLRSSWDYRSPPPLPANFLYFF from the exons ATGGATGAAAATGAAAGCAACCAGTCCCTGATGACAAGCAGCCAATATCCTAAAGAAGCAGTAAGAAAACGTCAAAATTCAGCACGGAATTCCAGAGGAAGTgattcttctaggttttccaggaAAAGCTTCAAACTAGATTATAGACTAGAAGAAGATGTAACTAAatccaagaaaggaaaagatgggAGATTTGTGAATCCGTGGCCAACGTGGAAAAACCTCTCTATTCCAAATGTTCTCAGATGGCTGATAATGGAGAAAGATCACAGCGGTGTTCCAAGTTCTAAAGAG GAACTTGACAAAGAACTCCCAGTGCTTAAGCCATATTTTATCACTAACCCTGAAGAAGCTGGAGTGAGGGAAGCTGGCTTAAGAGTCACATGGCTGGGACATGCCACTGTAATGGTGGAAATGGATGAGCTCATATTTCTCACGGATCCCATCTTTAGCTCTCGTGCTTCACCATCGCAGTACATGGGTCCAAAGCGATTTCGTCGTTCCCCGTGCACAATAAGTGAACTCCCTCCAATAGATGCAGTCCTTATCAGTCACAACCACTATGACCATCTGGACTACAATTCTGTCATTGCTTTGAATGAGCGATTTGGTAACGAGTTGAGATGGTTTGTGCCTTTGGGTCTTCTTGACTGGATGCAAAAATGTGGCTGTGAGAATGTGATTGAGTTGGACTGGTGGGAGGAGAATTGTGTCCCCGGACATGATAAGGTCACCTTTGTCTTTACACCTTCCCAGCACTGGTGTAAAAGGACTCTAATGGATGACAACAAGGTGCTGTGGGGCAGCTGGTCTGTCTTGGGGCCTTGGAATCGATTTTTTTTTGCAGGAGATACTGGTTATTGCCCTGCTTTTGAAGAGATAGGAAAAAGATTTGGACCTTTTGACCTTGCAGCTATTCCCATCGGAGCTTATGAACCAAG GTGGTTTATGAAATACCAGCATGTAGACCCAGAAGAAGCTGTAAGGATTCACATTGATGTCCAAACAAAGAAATCTATGGCAATTCACTGGGGAACTTTTGCCTTAGCAAATGAG actgactcttgctctgtcgcaaaggctggagtgcagtggtgtgatctcggctcactgcaagatctgcctcccgggttcacgccattttcctgtctcaacctccggagtagctgggactacaggagcccgccaccactcccggctaattttttgtattttttttag